Within Haematobia irritans isolate KBUSLIRL chromosome 2, ASM5000362v1, whole genome shotgun sequence, the genomic segment ttttcatattgcaaattgcttcctctttttctaaaaaataaaactcatgtatGATGCTCTAAATTAAAACTTCACATATCTTGTAGCAAATACATTTATAACGTATAGTCCAATTCATaacgttcatattgatttttgggatcATTTGTTATACGAGGATAGCCAGCAATTAAAGCATCTTGACCGCCAATGTAAAGGGAGTTATAGATTTTCCAATAGACATCACGTACTTTTCTTGCCGGATGGAATAGACCCTGTAgggtatattgtaaaattttaatgggCCCCAAAGAAACTCTCAAACCCTCAACAGCATCCATAAAGGCCTGAACCAAATGGGGTGATGTCTCGAATATGTTGGGCCAAACATAATTGAGCAAATGTACCAAGGCATCTTCGCAACCAAAACCATAAACTCCCAAGGCCATATGTTTAATGGCAGCACAGGCGGTCTGCCGATGAACCAAATCACGATCCATAAGAGCATCTTCCAGGAGTGGACATACAGCATAGATATAATCTTTACCCATTTCTCCAATGTATTCAAAGAGAAAAGAGAGGGATTTTAAAACACCATTTTGGACATTCAATTCGGGTACACGATATTCATTCATCAGAGCGGGTAATACAGTGAAGGGACGGCAAGTTTCCGCCACAATGGCAATGGCTACCGTGGTACATACACGATTTTGTCGTTCTTGAACCTTAAGATTATTCAGCAAAGTGGCCAACACATCGTGAGGACCAATAGCCTTGGCTATATAACCAAATGTGTTGACTGTGGCTCGGCGAATAGCTTTCTTGTGGGCCTTCAGCAATTCCAACAGCTCGAAACAAATACGCATCCATTCACGGGCCGAAACATATTCTGGTCCCCTATCGGCAATACGACCCACCAGATCAATGCAATTTTCTTGGACCTTTTCGtggcgattttttaaaattggtgTCAGCCTTGGCAAGAGATCTTTAATGGGTGGTGTCATTTTAGTCATTCCAATAACATTGACAATGGCTTTTAAGGCTCCCAAAATACTACCCAAGACTTCGGGATATTCTTCACCCAAATACTCATAGAGTACAACACCCAAATGACCCATTAGTTTTTCCTCCTGGCAGGTTTTCATCACCACAGCAATGCGAGAAATCAAATCTGCTGCTTGTTGACGCACTTTGGCTGACTTATTATTCAAACGCCATAGAATGGTACCACAAATTTGTGGTAAATACGGCTTCACCCGTTTACCCAATTGATTGACTATTGTGCCAAAGCCATTAAGCATGACCACATCTTCTGTGGTTTGTTCTTGGAATGCATACAGAATACCATCGATCAATTGCTCCTCCAGACGTGAATCAATATCGGCAGCCCCCAGATTGCCCATGATTTTCTCAATGGTCTCCATAACCATTTTTCGATATTGTTCATTTTCATCTTTCAAATCGTCCACAATGCGATTGATAATCTCCGAAGCTCCAACTTTATTGGCAATTTCCACAGTGGTATCGACCAATTGCCTATAGTTGCGGCGATCCAAAGCCATGCGATGATTCCAAAAGAATTTAAAGAAATGTGGCAATATCTCTTCCTTGATGTATTGGGCTTCCACACCATCGGTGGCACAGCACTGCTTCACTACCTTCAATACGATCTTCTTCATTTCCTCATCGGGTGACTGGAACTCACGAATGAGAATCAACATTACTTCACGTGTATAATAGTTGGCATATTCAGCATCCATCAAAGGTATAAGGTAACCAATGGCTTTTAGGAAAGCagccaaacctttaccacgatgCGTACGTATACCTTTCCATAGGGGTTTAAGGACAGAATCGAATGATTCAATACCATAGGGGGTAGCAGCTTCAGCCAAAGCAGCAATGGCCAAGGCGGTAATGGTTCGCACCTTTTGTTGTTCATCCACCAGACCATGTTCGATAATTTCCACCAGAGCTTTTAAATGGGGCAAAATGGCACAGCCCATAAGAATGGCAATTTGttggacaatttttataccaGTGTGGCGAGCTTGCCAAGATTTCTTCGACTTACAAACGGCCTTGAGGAAAGGCAACAATGATGGAATACCCAGAGCTGAAGCAACAACAGCAAATGCTCGAGCTGTGGTGTTACGTACATACTCATCAATGTTATCAATATCGGGACGCATAGTGGAAATCATAGTGGCTAAACCAGCAGCTTTTGCCAAATTGGAGATAATTTCACGACCTTCAATACGAGCATAGTAATCTTCATCAATAAGCAAAGGTTCAATAACCACAAGAATTTTATGGACATAGGGTCGAACCAAATCATCCAATTTGTAGAGAACACGATCAATGACCTTTACCAATAAATGACGTTCCTGATCTTCCAATGTAGGGGACATAAGCAAAGGCAGAATTTGATTGAACAAAGGACCAGCTCCAAACTCACGAGCCTTGTCAGTAATTTGTCTTAAAGCGGATTTACGCATAGGTGGAGATCCATTCTTAATGGTCAGCAGCAGTTTCATGATTTTACGTTCTTTAATCTCCTCCGGCGAAAGGGAATCCTCATCAACATCTACCAAAAGTTTATCGAAATATTGTGCATCTTCTGGTTTCATAAATGGTAAATTTTGGCCCTTGGGCTGATTATCCATAAATTTGGCATTTTTATCTTCCACTTGTATAAAGAAACCAGCTGGTGTCCCAGCTATGGGTGTTGGTGTTGCCATCAATTTACGTCCAGGCGTTCTTAGTGGTACATAACCAGCCGGAGGTGGTAGAATTTTATAGCCCGCCGGAAACATTTGATCCAATTCTTCATCTGTAAATGGTCTATTACGTTCATCGATTTCCTTTTCCCAACGATAGGCCTGTAATTGTTCCGGCGTCATGGCTGCCAAAGCTGCTGGATTGGGTGTAGCCATAGCCATGGCCTTAACACCAATTGGTGTAGTACCTCCTGGTGTTAGCAGAGGAGTAACATGACCGGGAGTAGCATGTGGAGTCATGCTAGGTGTCATACTGGGTGTCATAGCTGTTGGAGTGGCATTCGACGGAGTCTCATCCCAACGAGATCTACGTTTTGAAGCTCCTGGTGTAGATTCGGCCACAACATTGTCACTAGTACCACGATCGGGTTTAGGTGTTTCTGCCCAGCCACTATGGCCAGGAGTTTCCCTTTCTGTTTTGGGCGTCTCGTCCCAACGATTACGTCTTACCGACTTTTCATGGCCTGGGGTTTCATGACCTGGTGTCATAGCATGAGCCGGCGTAGCATCCCACATTCTTGTTCCTAGACCAGGTGTAGCTCCGGGTGTTTCACTACCAGTTTTATGGGCTGGTGTCTCATCCCAACGATGATCGGCTGGGGTTTTCTGCAAGTGATACATGATCAGAAAGTTTTTTCGTTTACAAATACCAGCCATACTCACCTCTTCCCATGTGGGTGTAGCTGCACTACTGGGTGTAGCAGCCACTTTTGCTGGTACAAAACTATCGCTTACTGTTTGATCCCAACGACCACGTTTTCGACCACCCTCTTTGGGTGGATCTGGTACAGTCTTCAAAAGAGTACCATCTTTGGATTTCTCCATAATTTTGCGCCTCAATTCAGTCTCTTCACCTTTCAGCATTTGTTCTCGCATAATATCTGTGTAGGTTCTTGAACCTACATCTGGCGTCTTGCCACCATCCGCAAAGGGATCAGCTCTGTCTGGTGAGATTATAATGCGTCGACGTTTCTGCTTGTACTCATCCTCGCGGTCAGCAATAGTAGGCCTTCTGCGGTCTGCCAGAGGATCTACATCTTCACTGCCctgaaaaaaatcgaattttaatcAAGTGTGCTGTAGTTAAAAGACATCGGCTTACCTGCATAACATCCTTGATGACCGATTTGGGGGCAGTATATGCCACACGTTTTTGCGTCACTGGCAAACCTTCGTCTTCATCCTCATCGGCATCTTCATTGGCCGCTATCGATGTATTGTAGCCTTCATAGCGATCCTTACCTTTTCCCTCGTCATAGAATTCGGTATCATAGAAATTCCCACTGGCCAACAAACTTACACCATCACTAGAACTTTTCTGCACCTCTTTTTTCTTCGATTGTATATCGGCAATCTGTTGCTCAATATCtgcaatgaaattgtttttgtttatagagCACTTAAATTTATTTGCTGTTGAGCCTTACCTTCATGTGTCCGCGGAATATtatccatttttttataaagaaaataaaattttatgaaatctacCCTCAAATGTGTACGATTGATTTCATAGATATGGCACATTAACGATAGACACGAAAATATATCGATAACCGATGTTATCGAAAGCggctttttatcaataaaaacaacaacacatcgATATGTCATAAGAAGGTAAGTCAAGGTAAACAGCTGTTTGGTTTATTTAACCAAGATGCCAACAAACACTGGTATTAGAAAAAGACTTGAATTCAATTTGATTATTAACTGACTTAACACGAAATCCACGTGGCTGTTGTAGAAAACTTGCCCGTAAGCTGAGCATACCGCGAGAAAGGATGTAAAACatattgaacaagtatataggaccgtaagttcgaccagggcgAATCTTATGAACTCCGCCGCCGCCGATGGTGATGtttttgttgtaacagttttttaatgtagtttcatctattttgttctatgcttaggTAATTCAATTAGATCAGTTCAAGAAACTCTGCGACAAGCATgggatgtgtccagagtgatctggaggTGAGaagggtaggcttagctgggcatgTGGCCc encodes:
- the Sf3b1 gene encoding splicing factor 3b subunit 1 isoform X1 gives rise to the protein MDNIPRTHEDIEQQIADIQSKKKEVQKSSSDGVSLLASGNFYDTEFYDEGKGKDRYEGYNTSIAANEDADEDEDEGLPVTQKRVAYTAPKSVIKDVMQGSEDVDPLADRRRPTIADREDEYKQKRRRIIISPDRADPFADGGKTPDVGSRTYTDIMREQMLKGEETELRRKIMEKSKDGTLLKTVPDPPKEGGRKRGRWDQTVSDSFVPAKVAATPSSAATPTWEEVSMAGICKRKNFLIMYHLQKTPADHRWDETPAHKTGSETPGATPGLGTRMWDATPAHAMTPGHETPGHEKSVRRNRWDETPKTERETPGHSGWAETPKPDRGTSDNVVAESTPGASKRRSRWDETPSNATPTAMTPSMTPSMTPHATPGHVTPLLTPGGTTPIGVKAMAMATPNPAALAAMTPEQLQAYRWEKEIDERNRPFTDEELDQMFPAGYKILPPPAGYVPLRTPGRKLMATPTPIAGTPAGFFIQVEDKNAKFMDNQPKGQNLPFMKPEDAQYFDKLLVDVDEDSLSPEEIKERKIMKLLLTIKNGSPPMRKSALRQITDKAREFGAGPLFNQILPLLMSPTLEDQERHLLVKVIDRVLYKLDDLVRPYVHKILVVIEPLLIDEDYYARIEGREIISNLAKAAGLATMISTMRPDIDNIDEYVRNTTARAFAVVASALGIPSLLPFLKAVCKSKKSWQARHTGIKIVQQIAILMGCAILPHLKALVEIIEHGLVDEQQKVRTITALAIAALAEAATPYGIESFDSVLKPLWKGIRTHRGKGLAAFLKAIGYLIPLMDAEYANYYTREVMLILIREFQSPDEEMKKIVLKVVKQCCATDGVEAQYIKEEILPHFFKFFWNHRMALDRRNYRQLVDTTVEIANKVGASEIINRIVDDLKDENEQYRKMVMETIEKIMGNLGAADIDSRLEEQLIDGILYAFQEQTTEDVVMLNGFGTIVNQLGKRVKPYLPQICGTILWRLNNKSAKVRQQAADLISRIAVVMKTCQEEKLMGHLGVVLYEYLGEEYPEVLGSILGALKAIVNVIGMTKMTPPIKDLLPRLTPILKNRHEKVQENCIDLVGRIADRGPEYVSAREWMRICFELLELLKAHKKAIRRATVNTFGYIAKAIGPHDVLATLLNNLKVQERQNRVCTTVAIAIVAETCRPFTVLPALMNEYRVPELNVQNGVLKSLSFLFEYIGEMGKDYIYAVCPLLEDALMDRDLVHRQTACAAIKHMALGVYGFGCEDALVHLLNYVWPNIFETSPHLVQAFMDAVEGLRVSLGPIKILQYTLQGLFHPARKVRDVYWKIYNSLYIGGQDALIAGYPRITNDPKNQYERYELDYTL
- the Sf3b1 gene encoding splicing factor 3b subunit 1 isoform X2; the protein is MDNIPRTHEDIEQQIADIQSKKKEVQKSSSDGVSLLASGNFYDTEFYDEGKGKDRYEGYNTSIAANEDADEDEDEGLPVTQKRVAYTAPKSVIKDVMQGSEDVDPLADRRRPTIADREDEYKQKRRRIIISPDRADPFADGGKTPDVGSRTYTDIMREQMLKGEETELRRKIMEKSKDGTLLKTVPDPPKEGGRKRGRWDQTVSDSFVPAKVAATPSSAATPTWEEKTPADHRWDETPAHKTGSETPGATPGLGTRMWDATPAHAMTPGHETPGHEKSVRRNRWDETPKTERETPGHSGWAETPKPDRGTSDNVVAESTPGASKRRSRWDETPSNATPTAMTPSMTPSMTPHATPGHVTPLLTPGGTTPIGVKAMAMATPNPAALAAMTPEQLQAYRWEKEIDERNRPFTDEELDQMFPAGYKILPPPAGYVPLRTPGRKLMATPTPIAGTPAGFFIQVEDKNAKFMDNQPKGQNLPFMKPEDAQYFDKLLVDVDEDSLSPEEIKERKIMKLLLTIKNGSPPMRKSALRQITDKAREFGAGPLFNQILPLLMSPTLEDQERHLLVKVIDRVLYKLDDLVRPYVHKILVVIEPLLIDEDYYARIEGREIISNLAKAAGLATMISTMRPDIDNIDEYVRNTTARAFAVVASALGIPSLLPFLKAVCKSKKSWQARHTGIKIVQQIAILMGCAILPHLKALVEIIEHGLVDEQQKVRTITALAIAALAEAATPYGIESFDSVLKPLWKGIRTHRGKGLAAFLKAIGYLIPLMDAEYANYYTREVMLILIREFQSPDEEMKKIVLKVVKQCCATDGVEAQYIKEEILPHFFKFFWNHRMALDRRNYRQLVDTTVEIANKVGASEIINRIVDDLKDENEQYRKMVMETIEKIMGNLGAADIDSRLEEQLIDGILYAFQEQTTEDVVMLNGFGTIVNQLGKRVKPYLPQICGTILWRLNNKSAKVRQQAADLISRIAVVMKTCQEEKLMGHLGVVLYEYLGEEYPEVLGSILGALKAIVNVIGMTKMTPPIKDLLPRLTPILKNRHEKVQENCIDLVGRIADRGPEYVSAREWMRICFELLELLKAHKKAIRRATVNTFGYIAKAIGPHDVLATLLNNLKVQERQNRVCTTVAIAIVAETCRPFTVLPALMNEYRVPELNVQNGVLKSLSFLFEYIGEMGKDYIYAVCPLLEDALMDRDLVHRQTACAAIKHMALGVYGFGCEDALVHLLNYVWPNIFETSPHLVQAFMDAVEGLRVSLGPIKILQYTLQGLFHPARKVRDVYWKIYNSLYIGGQDALIAGYPRITNDPKNQYERYELDYTL